A section of the Verrucomicrobiia bacterium genome encodes:
- a CDS encoding PH domain-containing protein, translated as MSLFQQMLGNVTEFPTDKAQAEFAPILAEGEKVVKAFKLIRDQIILTNLRIITINKEGITGSKHFTTSIPYSSIKMFAKESAGIFDLDAELRIWLHAESEPIKWEFSKGVNINEVYQTISTYVLKK; from the coding sequence ATGAGCCTCTTCCAACAAATGCTCGGCAACGTCACCGAGTTCCCCACCGATAAAGCCCAGGCTGAATTCGCCCCCATCCTGGCCGAAGGCGAAAAAGTGGTGAAAGCCTTCAAACTTATCCGTGACCAGATCATTCTCACAAACCTGCGGATCATCACCATCAACAAGGAAGGCATCACCGGCTCCAAGCACTTCACCACCTCCATCCCCTACAGCTCCATCAAGATGTTCGCCAAGGAAAGCGCGGGCATCTTCGATCTGGATGCCGAACTGCGCATCTGGCTCCATGCGGAGTCCGAGCCGATCAAGTGGGAATTCTCCAAAGGCGTGAACATCAACGAAGTCTATCAAACGATCAGCACCTATGTGCTGAAGAAGTGA